ACATTAACGAAGGAGTGATTTTGAATGACTTGGGGATTTAAAAATCGATTAAATACAATTTTACCTGATGGTAGAGCGGTTATGTTAGCGATAGATCACGGCTACTTTTTAGGACCAATTCACGGGCTTGAACAACCACTTGAAACAGTTAAAAACTTGCTTCCTTACACAGATTCCCTCTTTTTAACGCGAGGTGTACTTAACTCCTGCATTCCTGAAAACTGCAGCACACCGATGGTTATGCGTGTATCAGGCGGAGCTACTGTCGTCGGTAAAGACTTAGCGAATGAAACAATTGTTACCCCTGTAAAAGAAGCAGTAAAACAAAATGCAATTGGCGTCGGTGTATCTGTTTTCGTCGGATCAGACTATGAAACACAAACAGTTACAAATCTCGCAAATGTAGTTTCAGAAGCTCACGATTATGGTCTGCCAGTACTCGGCATAACCGCTGTTGCAAAAGAACTGCAAAAACGTGAAGCTCGCTTTTTAGCACTTGCTTCCCGTGTATGCGTTGAAATGGGTGCTGACATTATTAAAACGTATTACTGCGAAGGATTCGAAAAAATTACAAGCACATGTCCTGCCCCAGTCGTCATTGCTGGTGGACCAAAACTAGATTCAATTGAAGACGCATTAAACATTACGTACAACGCACTGCAAGAAGGTGCAATCGGCGTAGATATGGGCCGCAACATATGGCAATCCGAACATCCAGCTGCGATGATTCAAGCGATACATGGTATTGTGAAAAATGGATTGAATGTGAAAGAGGCGTTGGAATTATATAATGATGTGAAAAATTAAGGTGAGAGATAGACTATTACACTTAAATAAATAAAAAATCAATATTTACTATAAGGAAAAGCCCATACATAACATATGGGCTTTCTTTGACATTTCTTATTATTTCAAATTTGGCCAGGTCCCTACAAATCGCGCACATTCCAAACAATCTCACCGCGTTCGCCAAACGTACTATGATGCCGCTTAAATCCTATCTTCTCTAACACCCGAAAAGACGCAGTATTCCAAGCGCCTACAGTAGACCATAGTCTTTTTCGCCCCGTAGCAATCGCAGCCTCCAATACCGCTGATGCTGCCTCTGTCGCATAACCCATGCGATGAGCACTACGGAACAACTCGTATGCAATCTCCGGCTCTTCAAGCGTGGAACGACCGATAATTAAGCCACAGTAACCGATGAAATCTCCTTCGTCTCGTCTACGAATAGTGAGAAGAGAAATGCCATTTTCAACTGCTATCTTGCGCTTCTCAATAAGATCGTTACGAACAGATTCAACGGTTGGCATTTCCACTCCACGTTCACCAATTAGTTCTCTAAGCCAGACTGCATCGGATTCCTCCCACATATTCAGGTCGAGTCGTTCCGTTCTTAGCTGGAACGCCATATCTTTAAATACAGATGTCATAGCGATAACCTCCTATTTATATCACTGTACTACTTATAATCGTTTCGTACTGTACCATATGGGCAACCTGCTTGATTCTCTAGATTTTCTTGCATTAAGATACATTATTGTTATTTTATACATAATTAATTTCTCTGCAAAATAGACCTTGTTATGAAACTTCATTTTAAAAAATTGACTAGATTACGATCTTTTAGTTGCTACTTATACAGTATATGAAATTTATATCAACGATTTTCCAAATATATCAATCGTAACTTGAATTATATCAACGATTTTCTCAACATATCGACGATTCGACACAACATATCGATTTACCGACAATATTAGACAATATTATTTATGAAGCACCCACTCAATTAACTCAATTGCTGCTTTAATACGGTCCTTCGTATTACCTAAAAATAGTTTATTAAGTAACGCATCTAAATGAATTGGCTTATTCGGCAACGTTTGAATATACCTTAAAACAGATCCCGCTGGCGGTACTGGCTTATTGTTAATAGCCCATATCCCTTCTAACAATGTCCAAGTTGAAGTTTGAACTATGTATGAAGCCTTTAACTCATCATTTGCTTTCAAAGCAGATTGAATTTTAATTAACGAACTCTGTAACCAATGAGAAATGCCTTTCACTTTATCGCTAGAAACACGATAGTTTTCAAATTCAGATATAGCTATTCCCTTTAATTTTTTTAAGTCACCACTTTTATCAAATAAAATTTCACCTTCTAAAAATGAATATAGTTCCATCGGATTGTTTTTAAAGTTTACTAATATTTGATTAACATCTGCACACTTATATTCAACCAAAATGCCTTCTCTCGTTTCAGAATGAAATTTCTTCTTTTGTCCTTCTTCTAAAAGAATATAAAAATCTAAATCCGAATCAGGATATGCGTCACCTCTTGCGACAGATCCGATAAGCATGAATCCATTTACCTTTTCCGTACACAAGGTTTCCGCTACTATTGTTTGCACTAATTTTTTATGTTGTTTATGTTTAAATATTTGTGCTTCTAACATTTGTAACCTCCACACACATTATTAAGGAGTTATTCGTTACCTATATATTTTACTTCTCTTATATCTTTCATCTTCTACATACTTATTCAACAATTTTCAGTTCATATATAATTACATCTTCACTGCTTTTTGTTTTATCTTGAATCGTTACAATGTCTCCAGCTTTTATTTTCGAAGCGTTCACTACTTTTACCATCTCTGGCGGAACATATCCTCCATTGTTCTCTTTATTTAGCGGAAACCACTTTACCGATTTACTAGTTGCTTCTAAAATTTTATATTTAATTGTACCATCATATTTTATTTCACCAACAAGATCTTTCACTAATGTAGGTGTATATTTACCCTCTTCTTTTTCCAAAGAGATATGATCACCTATATCTAGGATACCATTTCTTTTAGGCGCCTTCCATTTTGTTGAGTTTAAATCATTTAAACTTACTTTCACACTGTCTTCTTTATTTGAGCTAGCATCTTTTAGAAATATATCATTATGTTTCTTATCAATAATGATATATTCCTTCTGCTCTACTATGTTTGCACTGCTTTCACGTTTTTCTTCCTTATTCTTAGATACTTCTTCTTTCACATTATTATTACACGCTGATAATAATATCGTTGCTAAAGCTGTCATTAGTAATATTCTTTTCACTTCATTTACCCCCATTTACAAATAAACATTTATCACATCCATATTTTACTATAAATCAAAAAAGAGGATATTTGTTTCTTAATAAACAAATATCCTCTACCTTTATATATATTACGACTGTTGATAAGCCGCTTTCGATGATTTCACATAATAAACTGCGTGATCCACATTAATAATATGATCTGGCTTTGGTTTACCACGGCTCGCTCTATGTCCAGCTAAATGTTCTTCACTTGTTTCCCAGTTTTTCCATGCTTCTTCAGATTCCCAGCGAATCATAACGACTACTTCTTCGTCGCCGCGTCTTACTTTTTTCACAAGAACACTCAAGTCGATAAAGCCTTCAAATTTTTCAATAATACCTTCTCCAGTAAAACGTTCTACAACTATATTTGATGTACCTTCTTTTACTGTAAATGTTTTCGTTTCGATAAACATATATCCCACTCCCTCTTTGTAATACGAATACTACTATTCTTCTATTATAGTTGATTATGATAATTATTTTCAATTATAAAGTTTAAATTTTTTGAATCAAGCTGTTTTCTCTTCTATCGCCTCATCTAAAAACTTGAAATACGGAAGTAACATTCCTATTAAAGAGGTGACACATATAATTGCACCGATGATTAAATATAGCGCTCTTACTCCCCACATTTCACTCAATATTCCCCCTACTAATACACCTGACGGCATAGCGGATCGTATGAAAAATAATCGCACTGAAAATACTTGTCCTATCATATTGTTTTGGACTGATTGCTGGCATATCGTTGTGTTATGAACATTGAAAAATGCAATACAAATCCCTGCTATTACTTCAACTATTATTGCAATGATAATACTATGATTGAACCCTAGCGAAATGTATGTGAGCCCCCCTATAAACAATCCTCCAAGCATAAGTATACGCCGACTTTTATATGTTACTTTTCCGACTAGTATAGATCCAACTACATAGCCAAGTGGGAATCCGGCCATAAAATAACCAAATTCCGCATATCCCGCTGACAGCTCCCCCTTTATATAAGGAAGGTTTGTGACCATTGTTACTCCTGCTCCAAATTGTACGAAAGTAAGAAATATACCGAGCCAAACGATGATTGGTTTTGTGAAAAAATATGTAAAACCGTGAAGAAACTGTTCTAGCCACGTTTTCCGAATAGGTTGCGACGCTCTATTTTCTTTTATATAAAGTAAGAAAGTGCCACTAACAAATAAACAAATGCATACGAAAGATAACGCAAGTTCTGTGCCAATGAAATGAATGACTACTCCGCCTAATACTGGCGCAAGAAACATCATAAGACGAGTCATTCCATCAATGTACGCATTTGCATCTTGAAGTTGTTCTTTCCTTACAATGCTCGGTGTAATTGCTTGACTTGCAGGTGTATAAAGTGGTGTAATAAGTCCTACTACAATCTGAACAACATAAATGTGCCAAACTTCTAAACTACCGGAAACTAACATTATCAAAGGTAATAAGAATACGGACGCTCGTATCCATTGTGAAAAAATCATAATCCACTTCCGACTCCATTTATCAATAAATGGGCCACTGATTAATTGCAGTATGAGTGATGGGATGAAATATAATAGCCACATACTACTTAAAGCCATTTCCGATCCTGTTAACTCATATACTAGAATTGAATTACATAACGTTCCGAAACCCCCTCCTAATTCTGAGATTGCACTACCAATCCACATAAAAAAGAACGAACGATTTTTCAATACATTTTTCAATTTCATACACCAACTTTTCTTTTATATTCCTCCCTTTATGTACATTCTCGTTGTTAATTATCTATTCAAAAACATATCTAATTCTTTCGCTAAAGACTGTACTGCTTTTTTCCTCAATACATACTTTCCGTCATGTATATCAACCAACTTCGCTGCACGTAACAATTTCAAATGATGGTGTACAGTCGATTTACCAAGTTGCAATCTTTCTGTAATTTCCTGCAATGTTCGTTCTTTTTCGAACAACATTTTTACAATACGTAACCTCGCTTCATCTCCAAGAGCTTTATGTTTTTGAACTAAAAAATAGTTCGGTTCATATGGATCTTCAGGATGGATACTTTCGTTTGCAACTGGATAATGAAATACTTTCGTATCTTCAACATCCGCCTCAATATTCCACGGTCTGTACGTTATTTGCGGGATAAGAAGCACGTGATGAACACTTGGTTCTGGCATATAATGAACGCCACCTGTAGCCCACTCGACAAACTCTTCTGGTTTCATCTTTTTATTCATTTCAACCTTTGCTTCATAATCTCGTTTTAATATAGAAAGTATTTCTTCTTCCTCTTTCTGAATAACGCTCTCATACCAACCTGTCATAACAGCAATTAAATGGGCTTTCAGCACTTGTACATCAACATCGCATATAAAACGAATATAAGTAGAGAAAAACTGATGATCTTTTGTCAGTTCCATTAGTTCATGTATTGCAGTTACATCTGTACTTGCGGCTAAACGTCTTTTCTCCTCATACTTCTCCCCTAAAAACGGTAAACATATATACTTCAAATCTTCTTCTGAAAGTGAATCGATTGTAGTATGAAACTGCGATACATCGTGAAAATCTTCTTCATACAACAACTGAAGCAATGCTTTCCACGTATTATGTTCTTCGACAAATTGTAAGTGCTCTCTCATTTCTTCTGTTAATGATTTCTTAATTTCTTCCCATTCATTTTGACTCTTTTCAAGAGTATCAATTAACCGCTTATGAGTAATCGCAGCAATGCCAAGAGCGCATTCGAAAAGTATCGAATATTTTACTTGAACGTTATAAGTTTCCCTCTTTCTACTCGTTATGTGATAGACCTCCATTTTATCCCCTCCTTGTTTGCTATATATTAAATTCTATTTTTATCGAATTTTACCTTCTATATTTTTAGAATTATTTTACGAATTCAAAAAGCTCTAATCAATGAGCAAATAGAGAAAAGTTTATACACTTTTTCATTCTGACTCAATGAAAACCTTGATTATTAAAAATGAAGTTGTTTCATGGCTCTGTTATACGTTGCATTTCCTTCTCTTGTTCAGTTATTGAGAAGGTTTATTGAAGAGAAAAGAGAATTTTTTATTAAGAGAAATGAACAGGAGGCTATACGAATGGGAAGAAAAGAAATGTTGCAAAATGGAGTCCAACAAGTTTTTTACGAAGAAAAATGGTACCCACCAATATCAGAAGCGTTAAAGAATCTTACAGCTGAACAAGCATGTTGGCAACCAGAAGGTGCTGCCAGTAATACGATTTGGGAAAATGTGAACCATTTATTAATCTTTAAAGAGCGCTTACTTTCCCGCATTCATGAAGATGATACATTTGTTGCTCCACAAAATAATGATGATACGTTTAGCCAAGGTGGACCTAATGATGATGATGCTTGGCAGCAAACAGTGAAACGAACGCTTCAAGTACATGATGCCTTACAATCTTCATTAACATCCTTTCAAGAAGCAGAACTAGACCAACCAAAGCCTTCTCTACCAATTTGGCAACAATATATGAATATCCTTTTGCACGATGCTTATCATACAGGACAAATTATACAACTTCGAAAACTCCAAGGTTCATGGCCAACTCACCGTTCTTATTTATAAGCGATGTTTACATTTGCTTACGTTTAACCTGCAACAAAACAATTGAAAATAGCTACTTGTTTTGTAATTACTTCGATGGCTCAAATTAAAATACATGAATCCTTAACATCATTCACATGCTTCATAACTTCTGATCATAATCCAAATTTGGAAGAATAGAGGCTTTTTTATATACAAATAATAAGCCTCAAGGAGTTGTTGACATGTATTTCATATTGAATATGTTAGGGATTTTCGTTGTCATATTAATTGTTTACTTATGTTCGCCTAATAAAAAACATATAAAATGGAGACCAATTGTAATTCTCATCATATTAGAGCTTTTTATTACGTGGTTTATGTTAGGCACAAAGCTAGGCAGTATTATCATTAATAAAATTGCTTCATTTTTCAGTTGGCTACTGGCATGTGCGAATGAAGGAATTCGATTTGCATTTCCTTCTGCTATGGAAAATCAGACAATTGATTTCTTCTTTAGCGCATTACTACCTATCATTTTTGTTATCACGTTCTTTGATATTCTTTCTTACTTTGGAATCTTAACTTGGATTATTGATAAAGTAGGTGCAGTTATTTCAAAGATTTCTCGTTTACCAAAGTTAGAAAGTTTCTTTTCGATTCAAATGATGTTTTTAGGAAACACTGAAGCACTTGCGGTTGTTCGTGATCAATTATCTGTTTTAAAAGAAAACCGTTTGCTGACTTTTGGAATTATGAGTATGAGTAGCGTCAGCGGTTCCATTCTTGGTGCTTATTTATCAATGGTTCCAGCAACATATATTTTCAGCGCAATCCCATTAAATTGTATTAACGCATTAATTTTAGCCAATGTATTAAATCCTGTGGAAGTTTCGAAAGAAGAAGATGTTGTTTACACACCTTCCAAACATGAAAAAAAGGATTTCTTTTCTACTATTTCAAACAGCATGTTAGTCGGGATGAATATGGTTATCGTTATTTTAGCTATGGTAATTGGTTATGTAGCTTTAACTGCATGTTTAAATGGGATTTTAGGATTTTTTGTAACGGGGTTAACAATTCAAAAAATCTTCTCCATTATCTTTAGTCCTTTCGCTTTTTTACTCGGTTTATCGGGCAGTGATGCTATGTATGTAGCTGAATTAATGGGGATCAAAATAACGACGAATGAATTTGTTGCAATGATGGATTTAAAATCAAACTTAAAGTCTTTACAACCGCATACGGTTGCGGTTGCCACAACATTTCTAGCTTCTTTTGCTAACTTTAGTACAGTAGGTATGATTTATGGAACTTACAATTCATTATTTGGCGGCGAAAAATCATCAGTCATCGGTAAAAATGTTTGGAAGCTTCTTGTGAGCGGAATGGCTGTTTCCTTATTAAGCGCTATGCTTGTTGGGCTTTTTGTATGGTAAATAATTTTTAAAATAAAAGACACCCAAACGAATTGAGTGTCTTTTATTTTTATTTTCGAATTTGTCCATTTCCACGAATGACGTATTTTGTAGAAGTTAATGCAGGAAGCCCCATTGGTCCTCTTACGTGTAGCTTTTGTGTACTGATACCAATTTCTGCTCCAGATCCGAATTCAGATCCATCAGTAAAACGAGTTGATGCATTATGATACAGTGCAGCCGCATCAACAGATACGAAAAATTTGCTGACTTTTTCCTCGTTTTCTGAAATAATCGCTTCAGAATGCATAGATCCATACGTATTTATGTGATGAATCGCTTCTTCTATAGAAGAAACTAATTTAACTGCTGGCGTGAGAGATAAAAATTCTGTCCCCCAGTCTTCTTCTGAAGCAAGTACAATTGTTGAATCCATTGCCAATGCTTTTTGATCACCACGTAGCTCCACGCCTCTTTTCTTCAAAGAAGAAAACAACTCGCTACCATATTGCTCTGCCCACTTCTCATGAAGTACAATCGTTTCAATTGCATTACATACAGATGGACGCTGCGTTTTTGCATTTATAATATCAAATGCCATTTGTTTATCCGCTGTTTCATCAATGAAAACATGACAATTTCCCGCACCTGTTTCAAGTACTGGGACAGACGCTTCCCTCACAACAGTATCGATTAATTGCTTGCCACCTCTTGGAATAAGAACGTCTAGATAATCATTCATTGTAAACAACTGCTTTGCGCTATCTCGCGTTGTATCTTCTATAAGCTGTACACTTTCTTGAGGTAAGCTTGTTTGTTTGAGCGCTCTGTGAATAACGGCAACGATGGCTTTATTAGAATGAATAGCAGAAGAACTACCACGTAATATGACTGCGTTTCCTGTCTTCAAACAAATTGTAGCAGCATCCACTGTTACATTCGGTCTTGCCTCGTAAATCATCCCAACAACACCAAGTGGTACGCGCATTTCCTGAATAGATAGTCCATTTGGCCTTTCCCATGCACTTACACATTCTCCTACAGGATCACGTAATTCAATTAGCTGCTTAATCCCTTCTGTCATATCAACAATACGCTGTTCATTCAGCATAAGGCGATCAAGGAGAGAATCAGAAAACCCTTTTGCCTTACCTTCTTCAATATCCTTCTTATTTTCTTCTAAAATATAAGCTGTTTCTAATATTAACTGATCAGCTATTGCGGAAAGTGCTTCGTTTTTTTGCTCTGTAGATTTAAGCACTAGCTCTCTAGCGATCTCTTTCGCCTTCTTTCCCTTTGCTAACACTTCATTCATTTTTATTTCCTCCTTTTTGATCCATCTTCTTAAAATGAAACCCAATAATCTCTATGAATGACTTCATAATTATGTCTTTCGCCTCTTGCTTGAATCTGTTGGCTTTGCATACCTTTTACATCCCTTAGCTCCTCTGCACTATATGTGCATTGTCCTTTTCCAATCACGCGTCCTTGTTGCGTCATTACTTCTACGACTTCGCCCACTTGGAAAAACCCTGAAACATTTGTAACACCAGCAGGAAGAAGACTCTTGCCATGCTGAATGATAGCTGTAGCTGCTCCGGCGTCTATTTCAATTTGTCCGCTAACAACCGAATGCAAAGCGATCCATTGCTTATTTATCTTCATTTCTTTTTGAGGGGCATTTCCGACATACGTTCCATCACCTTTCCCCTTCAAAACATCTACAAATTTCTCTTGTCCACGTCCTGTTCCGATAAATACACTGACACCAAGAGAGAGTGCTGTCTTTGCAGCATCGACTTTTGATTTCATTCCGCCAGTCCCAAGTTTGGAGCCAGCATCTCCTGCAAGAGAAGCGATTTCTTCTGTAACTTCAGGAAGGAAATAATATTTTTTCGCATCCTCATTTTTCTGAGGATTTTTATCATATAAACCGTTCACATCTGTAAAAATCATCAGCATATCCGCCGAAACAAGTCCGCTTACTAAAGCTGACAGCATATCATTATCACCGAACGTTAGCTCCTCTAAAGAAATGGAATCATTTTCATTAATGATTGGAAGAGCAGAACGGTTTAGTAACTCTCCTAAAGTCGCGTAAGCGTTACTATATTGTTCTTTTCTAGAAAAATCACTTCTAGTCAGCAATAGTTGCGCAGTAACGATACCGTATTTACGAAATTCCTCCGTGTACGCCTGCATTAACAAACTTTGTCCGACAGCCGCAGCTGCCTGTTTTCCTTTAATTGTTACAGGTCTACTAGGGTACCCTAGAGCTGAAAAACCTGCTGCGACGGCCCCAGATGTAATTAACAACACTTCATGCCCTTCCTCTTTCAATCGAGCTAATGCCGCAACATGATCTGAAAGTTGTTCTTTAGAAATGCCTTCGTGACTATCCGCCAAAGAACTGCTCCCAATCTTTACAACAATTCGTTGTTTTTTCACTTTTATATCCCCCAAGTCTAAAATCAAAGTTTTTTTATACATTACACTTTTATTCATACAGCTTGCAGCGATTTCTATTTTTATCAGTGCTGCACCTAGTCTATTTAAGAGCAAAATAAAAATGACCGCTTCGCCCTTCATAAAATAAAAAGGACGAAACGGTCATTGTTCCGCGGTACCACCTTAATTGATATACATAGATATCCACTTGGTGCCTATAACGCAGGCGAACGCCTAAACTTTCATTTAAGACTCAGGGATAGGTTCGATATATTCTATACGAGGAATCTTTCAGCCGGTGAATTCCACTCTCTTTCGCAAGAAGACATATGTACTATTTCCCTTCAACGATTTTCGGTTTAATTTTTTTATATTATGCGATATAGTTCGATTTGGTGTCAAGAAGTATTTTTAAAAATAAATAGAGGAGCAAGTTACTTGCATGAAAAGATTGCTCTACTGAATGAAAATACAAATTGATATAACTACAACTCATATTTATAAATATAATACCTTACATTATAGTGTATATATTTACAGAATGTCGAATATAATTGATTTTTTATCTTTTGGTGTTGCAAAAAGGAAAATATTCTCTTAGAATGTTTCTTTATATTGCATGGAGATGTTATTGTTATTTTAAGATAACAATTTCAAAATGATATAATTTATTAAAAAAGGAGCAAGATTGAGTTATTATGGATAAACAAATTGGATTCATCGGATGCGGAAATATGGGGATGGCTATAATTGGCGGGATGCTAAATAAAAAGATAGTGTCTTCAAATAAAATCATGTGTTCAGATTTAAACACGACGAATTTAGAAAATGCTAGTGAAAAGTACGGAATATCTATAACTACTGACAACAATGAAGTCGCTAAAAATGCTGATATTTTAATTTTATCAATTAAACCAGACTTATACGCATCAGTAATTAACGAAATTAAAGAAGAGATCAAAAGCGATGTTATTGTCGTAACGATCGCTGCTGGAAAAAGTGTCAAAAGTACAGAGGATTCTTTTGATACAAAATTAAAAGTTGTACGAGTAATGCCTAATACCCCTGCCCTTGTTGGTGAAGGCATGTCTGCATTATGCCCGAATGAAATGGTGACAGAAAAAGATTTAGAAGATGTGCTAAACATTTTCAATAGCTTTGGTCAATCAGAGATTGTAAGTGAAAAATTAATGGACGTTGTAACATCTGTAAGTGGTTCTTCACCAGCATACGTATATATGATTATAGAAGCGATGGCAGATGCTGCTGTACTAGATGGTATGCCAAGAAATCAAGCATATAAATTCGCAGCTCAAGCTGTGTTAGGCTCTGCAAAAATGGTACTAGAAACAGGAATACATCCTGGTGAATTAAAAGATATGGTTTGTTCTCCTGGCGGAACAACGATAGAAGCTGTAGCTACATTAGAGGAAAAAGGCTTACGAACAGCCATCATTTCAGCTATGCAACGTTGTACACAAAAGTCTGTCGAACTATCTGGTCAAACGAAAAAGTAAAACGATATAAGTAATCGCGTTAACTATGAATTTAATTAGAAACGCACTACAGGATAAAAGGCTAAACTCGAATATACTTGAGTTTAGCCTTTTTCATTTTAATTATATTAAAATAATTCCACTTATTCCTTCCCTACTATACTTGTGTAATTTTATTAGAAACAAGTAATTTTTCAATGCAAATCGGTAACATATCTAATAGCGTTTCAAATGCGTAATTTACATCTAGACGTTCT
This genomic window from Bacillus anthracis str. Vollum contains:
- the lsrF gene encoding 3-hydroxy-5-phosphonooxypentane-2,4-dione thiolase, with amino-acid sequence MTWGFKNRLNTILPDGRAVMLAIDHGYFLGPIHGLEQPLETVKNLLPYTDSLFLTRGVLNSCIPENCSTPMVMRVSGGATVVGKDLANETIVTPVKEAVKQNAIGVGVSVFVGSDYETQTVTNLANVVSEAHDYGLPVLGITAVAKELQKREARFLALASRVCVEMGADIIKTYYCEGFEKITSTCPAPVVIAGGPKLDSIEDALNITYNALQEGAIGVDMGRNIWQSEHPAAMIQAIHGIVKNGLNVKEALELYNDVKN
- a CDS encoding GNAT family N-acetyltransferase, giving the protein MTSVFKDMAFQLRTERLDLNMWEESDAVWLRELIGERGVEMPTVESVRNDLIEKRKIAVENGISLLTIRRRDEGDFIGYCGLIIGRSTLEEPEIAYELFRSAHRMGYATEAASAVLEAAIATGRKRLWSTVGAWNTASFRVLEKIGFKRHHSTFGERGEIVWNVRDL
- a CDS encoding nucleotidyltransferase domain-containing protein, which translates into the protein MLEAQIFKHKQHKKLVQTIVAETLCTEKVNGFMLIGSVARGDAYPDSDLDFYILLEEGQKKKFHSETREGILVEYKCADVNQILVNFKNNPMELYSFLEGEILFDKSGDLKKLKGIAISEFENYRVSSDKVKGISHWLQSSLIKIQSALKANDELKASYIVQTSTWTLLEGIWAINNKPVPPAGSVLRYIQTLPNKPIHLDALLNKLFLGNTKDRIKAAIELIEWVLHK
- a CDS encoding lipoprotein, yielding MGVNEVKRILLMTALATILLSACNNNVKEEVSKNKEEKRESSANIVEQKEYIIIDKKHNDIFLKDASSNKEDSVKVSLNDLNSTKWKAPKRNGILDIGDHISLEKEEGKYTPTLVKDLVGEIKYDGTIKYKILEATSKSVKWFPLNKENNGGYVPPEMVKVVNASKIKAGDIVTIQDKTKSSEDVIIYELKIVE
- the hmoA gene encoding heme-degrading monooxygenase HmoA; this translates as MFIETKTFTVKEGTSNIVVERFTGEGIIEKFEGFIDLSVLVKKVRRGDEEVVVMIRWESEEAWKNWETSEEHLAGHRASRGKPKPDHIINVDHAVYYVKSSKAAYQQS
- a CDS encoding MFS transporter, giving the protein MKLKNVLKNRSFFFMWIGSAISELGGGFGTLCNSILVYELTGSEMALSSMWLLYFIPSLILQLISGPFIDKWSRKWIMIFSQWIRASVFLLPLIMLVSGSLEVWHIYVVQIVVGLITPLYTPASQAITPSIVRKEQLQDANAYIDGMTRLMMFLAPVLGGVVIHFIGTELALSFVCICLFVSGTFLLYIKENRASQPIRKTWLEQFLHGFTYFFTKPIIVWLGIFLTFVQFGAGVTMVTNLPYIKGELSAGYAEFGYFMAGFPLGYVVGSILVGKVTYKSRRILMLGGLFIGGLTYISLGFNHSIIIAIIVEVIAGICIAFFNVHNTTICQQSVQNNMIGQVFSVRLFFIRSAMPSGVLVGGILSEMWGVRALYLIIGAIICVTSLIGMLLPYFKFLDEAIEEKTA
- a CDS encoding ArsR/SmtB family transcription factor encodes the protein MEVYHITSRKRETYNVQVKYSILFECALGIAAITHKRLIDTLEKSQNEWEEIKKSLTEEMREHLQFVEEHNTWKALLQLLYEEDFHDVSQFHTTIDSLSEEDLKYICLPFLGEKYEEKRRLAASTDVTAIHELMELTKDHQFFSTYIRFICDVDVQVLKAHLIAVMTGWYESVIQKEEEEILSILKRDYEAKVEMNKKMKPEEFVEWATGGVHYMPEPSVHHVLLIPQITYRPWNIEADVEDTKVFHYPVANESIHPEDPYEPNYFLVQKHKALGDEARLRIVKMLFEKERTLQEITERLQLGKSTVHHHLKLLRAAKLVDIHDGKYVLRKKAVQSLAKELDMFLNR
- a CDS encoding DinB family protein — translated: MGRKEMLQNGVQQVFYEEKWYPPISEALKNLTAEQACWQPEGAASNTIWENVNHLLIFKERLLSRIHEDDTFVAPQNNDDTFSQGGPNDDDAWQQTVKRTLQVHDALQSSLTSFQEAELDQPKPSLPIWQQYMNILLHDAYHTGQIIQLRKLQGSWPTHRSYL
- a CDS encoding NupC/NupG family nucleoside CNT transporter codes for the protein MYFILNMLGIFVVILIVYLCSPNKKHIKWRPIVILIILELFITWFMLGTKLGSIIINKIASFFSWLLACANEGIRFAFPSAMENQTIDFFFSALLPIIFVITFFDILSYFGILTWIIDKVGAVISKISRLPKLESFFSIQMMFLGNTEALAVVRDQLSVLKENRLLTFGIMSMSSVSGSILGAYLSMVPATYIFSAIPLNCINALILANVLNPVEVSKEEDVVYTPSKHEKKDFFSTISNSMLVGMNMVIVILAMVIGYVALTACLNGILGFFVTGLTIQKIFSIIFSPFAFLLGLSGSDAMYVAELMGIKITTNEFVAMMDLKSNLKSLQPHTVAVATTFLASFANFSTVGMIYGTYNSLFGGEKSSVIGKNVWKLLVSGMAVSLLSAMLVGLFVW
- the proA gene encoding gamma-glutamyl phosphate reductase, which codes for MNEVLAKGKKAKEIARELVLKSTEQKNEALSAIADQLILETAYILEENKKDIEEGKAKGFSDSLLDRLMLNEQRIVDMTEGIKQLIELRDPVGECVSAWERPNGLSIQEMRVPLGVVGMIYEARPNVTVDAATICLKTGNAVILRGSSSAIHSNKAIVAVIHRALKQTSLPQESVQLIEDTTRDSAKQLFTMNDYLDVLIPRGGKQLIDTVVREASVPVLETGAGNCHVFIDETADKQMAFDIINAKTQRPSVCNAIETIVLHEKWAEQYGSELFSSLKKRGVELRGDQKALAMDSTIVLASEEDWGTEFLSLTPAVKLVSSIEEAIHHINTYGSMHSEAIISENEEKVSKFFVSVDAAALYHNASTRFTDGSEFGSGAEIGISTQKLHVRGPMGLPALTSTKYVIRGNGQIRK
- the proB gene encoding glutamate 5-kinase — protein: MKKQRIVVKIGSSSLADSHEGISKEQLSDHVAALARLKEEGHEVLLITSGAVAAGFSALGYPSRPVTIKGKQAAAAVGQSLLMQAYTEEFRKYGIVTAQLLLTRSDFSRKEQYSNAYATLGELLNRSALPIINENDSISLEELTFGDNDMLSALVSGLVSADMLMIFTDVNGLYDKNPQKNEDAKKYYFLPEVTEEIASLAGDAGSKLGTGGMKSKVDAAKTALSLGVSVFIGTGRGQEKFVDVLKGKGDGTYVGNAPQKEMKINKQWIALHSVVSGQIEIDAGAATAIIQHGKSLLPAGVTNVSGFFQVGEVVEVMTQQGRVIGKGQCTYSAEELRDVKGMQSQQIQARGERHNYEVIHRDYWVSF